AGTGTGGTGGTGCTGACTCCGGGGCGGTTCAACAGCGCGTTTTTCGAGCATGCGTTCCTGGCGCGGGAAATGGGCGTGGAGCTGGTCGAGGGCGCCGATCTGTTCGTGCGCGACGACAAGGTCTTCATGCGCACCACCGACGGCCCGAAAGCGGTGGACGTGATCTACCGCCGACTCGACGACGCGTTTCTTGATCCATTGGCGTTCCGCCCGGATTCGATGCTCGGCGTGCCGGGACTGTTGTCGTCCTATCGCTCCGGAAACGTGGTGCTGGCCAATGCCATCGGTACCGGTGTGGCGGACGACAAATCGGTGTATCCGTTCGTCACCGAGATGATCCGTTTCTACCTCGATGAAGAGCCGATCCTGAAGAACGTGCCGACCTGGCAATGCCGCAATCCGTCTGAACTTTCCCATGTACTGGCCAATCTTCCGGATCTGGTGGTCAAGGAAACCCAGGGCTCCGGCGGTTACGGCATGCTCGTGGGGCCGGCAGCGACGACCGCGGAAATCGATGCGTTCCGCGAGCGGATCAAGGCCAAGCCCCACGCGTACATCGCGCAACCGACGCTGTCGCTGTCGACCTGTCCGACCTTTGTCGAAAACGGCATTGCGCCGCGCCATATCGACCTGCGCCCGTTCGTATTGTCCGGCCGCGAAACCCGGGTCGTGCCCGGCGGTTTGACCCGTGTCGCCCTGCGTGAAGGCTCTCTGGTGGTGAATTCATCCCAGGGCGGCGGAACCAAGGACACCTGGGTGGTCGAGGATTGAAGGAAGCCTGCCATGTTAAGTAGAACTGCCTCGGATCTGTACTGGATGTCGCGTTACCTGGAGCGGGCGGAAAACCTCGCCCGCATGCTCGATGTCAGCTATTCGCTGTCGCTGATGCCGCAGGACGGCCGTGGCGACGGTCTGCACGAACTGGCGATGCCGCTGATGATCACCGGCACCCTGGACGATTACCTGGAACGCCACGGCGAGCTGCATGCCGAGCGATTGCTGCATTTCTTCGCCCTCGATGCGGCCAACCCGGCGAGCATCTACAGCTGCCTCGGTGCGGCGCGGGCCAGTGCCCATGCGGTGCGCGGGCGGATCACCGCCGACATGTGGGAGAACATCAACGCCACCTGGCTGGAGATCCGCGGGATCGCCAATCAGGGCCTCAGCCGTTATGGCATGAGCCGCTTCTGCGAGTGGATCAAGGAACGTTCGCACCTGTTCCGGGGCGCGTCCTACGGCACCATCATGCGCAACGACGCGTTCCGCTTCATTCGCCTGGGCACGTTCATCGAACGGGCCGACAACACCTTGCGCCTGCTCGACGCCCGCTACGAAATGGCCGGTGATCAGGCGGAAGCGGTCAGCGACGGCACTGCCCACGCCTATTACCAGTGGAGCGCCTTGTTGCGGGCCTTGTCCTCGTTCGAGGCCTACACCGAAATCTACCGCGACGCGCCCGGCGCCCGGCATGTCGCCGAGCTGCTGCTGTTGCGCGCCGACGTGCCGCGTTCGCTGCGGGCCTGCACCGAAGAGATCGACCAGATCCTGGCGCAACTGCCGGGGGCCAACGGTCGCCCGGCGCAACGGCTGGCGGCAGAAATGGACGCACGCCTGCGCTACACCGGCATCCACGAAATCCTCGAGGAAGGGCTGCACGCCTGGCTCACCGAGTTCATCCCGCTGGTGCGCCAGCTGGGCAACGCCATTCACAGTTCCTACCTGGAGGCCGCATGAGACTTTCCATCAGCCACGAGACCACCTATCACTACGAAGATCAGGTGCGCGCGAGCATCCAGTACCTGCGCCTGACACCCCACGACAGCGAGCGTCAGCACGTGTTGAGCTGGCAGCTCGACCTGCCGCGCCCGGTACGTGCCCAGCTCGATCCGTTCGGCAACATCCTGCATGTGCTGACCATGGACGAGCCCCACGAAGCGATCATCATCGGCGCTCGGGGGCAGGTCGATATCGACGAATTGCGCGAAGCGGAGCACGAGAGCCAGTCGGCGCTTCCGTTCCTGCGTTTCACCAGGCTGACCGAGGCTGACGAGGCGCTGCGGGCGTTTGCCGAGAAATCCTGCAAGCAACGACGGGACCGCAACGCATTGATTGACCTGATGCATGGGCTGAACCAGCACATGACCTACACGCCGGGATCTACCGAAGTCGACACCAGCGCCGCCGAGGCGTTTGCCGGGCGGGCGGGTGTTTGCCAGGATCACGCTCACGCGTTTCTGGCCTGCGCGCGCAGTCTCGGGGTGCCGTCGCGGTATGTGTCGGGTTATCTGTACAGCGAGGATTGCGAACACCTGGCCAGTCACGCCTGGGCCGAGGCCTGGATCGAAGACGCCTGGTACAGCTTCGACGTGACCAACGAGCTGGCGCGGCCGGAGCGGCACCTGAAACTGGCGGTGGGGCTTGATTACCTCGACGCCTGCCCGGTGCGGGGCATGCGCCGGGGCGGCGGGTCAGAGCAGATGCATGCGAAAGTGCTGGTGTCGCCGACGCCGGTGATCTCCGTCCAGCAACAATAAACGCACTACTCCTGTGGGAGCGAGCCTGCTCGCGATGACAATCTTTCAGCCAGCACATGCATGACTGACACACCGCATAGCGAGCAGGCTCGCTCCCACAAGGAATGGCATCAGGGCTTAACCTTGCGCCCGGCCATGTGCTGCAAATACCCGATCACCTTCTGCAGATCCGCGTCCGGTAATACTTCGGCGGAAAACCCCGGCATTTTCGCCTGCGGCCACTGACGCAAGCTCTGCGGATCGCGGATGTAGCGCTTGAGGAAGTCCGCGCCGAAGTACTCGGTCGGGTTGTACGGAATATTCAGGTCCGGCCCGAACTGCGCATCCCCCGCACCATTCAGGCGATGGCAAGCCAGGCAGTTCTTCTGGAACAGCGCAAAGCCCTGATTCACCGGGTCATCGACCTTCAACGCAGGATCCGGCAGCAGGGCAGGGAAGCGCTCGGCAACCGGTGCCATGCGCTTGATGCTGGCGACTTCGAATGGCCATTGTTCCGGGCTGATATTGCCGGCCTGCGGATCGGTCCACACCAGATAGAACGGCCCGGCACTGTGTTTGCCTTCCGACAGCGGCGGCCATGGCTGGGCCGGGTCTTCAATGGCCAGCCAGGCGCGTGAGCCTTTGTTGTTCAGTAGCGGCGCGGCGGACAGCTCTGCGGCAAAACCGTCCAGCGCTACGGCTTGCAGGTGATCTTCAGGTTTGATGCCGGTCAGCAGCGCGGCAATCGGCACGGCGCGATAAGTCATGTCCTGCTTGTAGGACACGTCGTTCTTGATCGTGAGGGTTTGCACCTGAGGATGCTTGAGCAGTTCCTCGGTCTGCCAGGTGCGGCTGTTCGCGCCCAGCTCCAGGTTCAGCTGTGCGGCAGACAGGGGCAGGCTCAGCAGCATGGCCCCGAACAGAATGAGCGTTTTCAAGTGATCGCCGTCCATGTCGTGGAAGTGCGCAAAGGTTGGCACAGCCACGCTGGCCCGGGAAGCGGGCCAGTCACATTGTTAGTGGCGATGAGCAATACCTGCCGCTTGAGTCAGCCGATGACCTTAGTCAGGTTCGGCAGAATCAACAACAGCGTCGTGGCGAAAAGAATGAGCCCTGCTTGACGAACTTTCGGTTGTTTGAACATGGCTTGACCGCCTTTTTTGTTATTTCCTGATGCCTGCCTGCATATCCATGACGGCAAGCGCTGCACTTCCTGTTGAAGAACGCCTGCCTCGGCAAAACCCGACGACAACGACGTACATGTTCACCTTAGGGCCCGCGTCACGCTTGGCTTAGATCCATTTCATATGTATTTGCTACCAGTCGCGATTAAAAAGGCATGAGGCCCATTGCCAGCTTCTTTGCCGCCCTTTTGCTAGACAGCTCGGTGACCTGAACCGGTTAACCTGTTCGGGAATGACCGTCCGTCTGAGCGTGCACGTCAACGTCATTGAGCGCTGTGGTCATTGAATCCGTGACCGTCCCGGCCAAGAGTGGAGGCACGAATTTCACTCACCGCACAGGTTCGAGAACGCCATGACCCAAGCTTTGATTTTCGACGCATTACGCACGCCCCGTGGCAGAGGCAAGGCCGACGGTTCGCTGCACAGCGTCAAACCGGTGAACCTGGTGGCCGGGTTGCTGACCGCGCTGCAGGCGCGCACGGCGCTGGACACCAGCCAGGTCGATGACGTGGTGCTCGGTTGTGTCACGCCGATTGGCGATCAAGGCTCGGACATCGCCAAGACCGCCGTGCAGGTGGCCGATTGGGACGTCAGCGTCGCTGGCGTGCAGATCAACCGCTTCTGCGCCTCGGGGCTGGAAGCGGTGAACCTGGGGGCGATGAAAGTGCGCTCCGGGTTCGAAGAGCTGGTGGTGGTCGGTGGTGTCGAATCCATGTCCCGCGTGCCGATGGGCAGCGACGGCGGCGCCTGGGCGCTGGACCCGCAGACCAATCTGCACAGCCATTTCACCCCTCAAGGCGTCGGCGCCGACCTGATTGCCACCCTTGAAGGCTTCAGCCGTCAGGACGTCGATGCCTACGCGTTGCACTCGCAACAGAAAGCTGCCCGGGCCCGGGCCGACGGTTCGTTCAACAAATCGTTGGTACCGGTGCAGGATCAGAACGGCATCATCCTGCTCGATCACGATGAGTTCATTCGTGCCGAGTCGACCCTTGAAGGCCTGGGCAAACTCAAGCCGAGCTTCGAGATGATCGGCCAGATGGGCTTCGACGCCACGGCGCTGCGGGTCTACAGCCATGTCGAGCGCATCAACCATGTGCACACACCGGGCAACAGTTCGGGAATCGTTGATGGCGCGGCGCTGATGCTAATCGGCTCCGAAGCCAAGGGGCGCGAGTTGGGCCTGCAACCCCGGGCGCGAATTGTTGCCACGGCAGTCACCAGTACCGACCCGACCATCATGCTCACCGGCCCGGCGCCGGCCACTCGCAAGGCATTGGCCAAGGCCGGGCTGCGGGTCGAGGACATTGACCTGTTCGAGGTCAACGAGGCGTTCGCCTCGGTGGTGCTGAAATTCATCAAGGACATGGCCGTGGACCCGGACAAGGTCAACGTCAATGGCGGTTCGATTGCGATGGGCCATCCGCTGGGCGCCACCGGTTGCGCGATTCTCGGCACCTTGCTCGATGAACTGGAAGCCCGGCGCCTGCGTTATGGCCTGGCGACGCTGTGCGTCGGCGGCGGCATGGGCATCGCCACCATCATCGAACGCCTCTGACCCCAAGGAAACCTGTCATGACCCAAGCCATTCGTTACGAAAAAGGCCAGGACGGCATCGTCCTCCTGACCATCGACATGCCGGGCCAGAGCGCCAACACCATGAACGCGGTGTACCGCGAGGCCATGGCCGAAAGCGTTGCTCGACTGCTCGCGGAAAAAGATGACATCGCCGGGGTGATCATCACGTCGGCCAAGAAAACCTTCTTCGCCGGCGGCGACCTGAATGAACTGATCAAGGTCGGCAAACCCGAAGCCAAGGCCTTCTACGACATGGTGCTGACCCTCAAGGGCCAGCTGCGCACCCTGGAAACCCTTGGCAAACCGGTGGTCGCGGCGATCAACGGCGCGGCGCTCGGCGGCGGCTGGGAAATCTGCCTGGCCTGCCACCACCGCGTGGCGCTGGACGATGCGTCGGTGCAACTTGGCCTGCCGGAAGTGACCCTCGGCCTGCTGCCGGGCGGCGGTGGCGTGGTGCGCATGGTGCGCATGCTCGGCATCGAAAAAGCCCTGCCGTATCTGCTCGAAGGCAAGAAAGTCCGTCCGCAGCAGGCGTTGCAGGCCGGTTTGATCGATGAGCTGGCGGCGGATCGCGAAGAGCTGCTGGCCAAGGCCAAGGCCTGGATTCTGGCCAATCCTGCGGCGGTGCAGCGCTGGGATGTGAAGGGCTATCAGATTCCCGGCGGCACGCCGTCGAACCCGAAAGTCGCGCAGATGCTGGCGATAGCGCCGTCGATCCTGCGCACCAAAACCCAGGGCACGTTACCGGCGCCGGAGAAGATTCTGTGTGCGGCGGTGGAAGGCGCGCAGGTGGATTTTGATACCGCGCACCTGATCGAAACCCGTTATTTCACTGAATTGACTACCGGCCAGATCTCGAAAAACCTGATCGGCACGTTCTGGTTCCAGCTCAATGAAATCAATGCCGGCGGTTCGCGGCCGCAGGGCTTTGCGCCTTATGTGACGAAGCGCGTGGGTGTCCTCGGCGCCGGGATGATGGGGGCGGGAATCGCCTACGTCAGCGCGGTGGCCGGAATCGACGTGGTGCTCAAGGACATCAACCTCGCGGCTGCCGAAAAGGGCAAGGCGCATTCGGCGGCACTGCTGGACAAGAAAGTCGCCCGAGGGCAGATGACCGCCCAGCAGCGTGAAGCGGTGCTGGCGCGTATCCGGACCACTGAAAGCGATGCCGATCTGGCAGGTTGCGATCTGATCATCGAGGCAGTTTTCGAGGATCGTGAGCTCAAGGCCAAGGTCTCGGCAGCGGCGCAACAGGTGGTGGGCGCTGACGCAGTGATTGCTTCTAACACGTCGACCTTGCCGATCACTGGCTTGGCGACCGCAGTACCGGATCAAGGCAAGTTCATCGGCCTGCACTTCTTCAGTCCGGTGGAAAAGATGCCGCTGGTGGAAATCATCAAAGGCGCGCAAACCAGCGAAGAAACCCTCGCACGGGGGTTCGATTTCGTACTGCAAATCAAGAAAACCCCGATTGTGGTCAACGACAGTCGCGGCTTTTTCACCTCGCGGGTGTTCGGCACTTTCACCAACGAAGGCATCGCGATGCTAGGTGAAGGCGTCAGCGCACCGATGATCGAAACCGAAGCACGCAAGGCCGGCATGCCCATCGGGCCGCTGGCGATCTCTGACGAAGTTTCCCTCAGCCTGATGAGCCATATCCGTCAACAAACGGCCAAAGACCTTCAAGCAGAAGGGAAGCCGCTGATTGAGCACCCGGCGTTCGCCGTGATTGACTTGCTGCTCAACGAATACAAGCGGCCGGGCAAGGCGGCGGGAGGCGGTTTTTACGAGTACCCGGCAGGCGGCCAGAAACACCTGTGGCCCGAGTTGAAAACCCGTTTCGAGAAAGCCGACGGGCAGATCTCGCCGAAGGATGTGCGTGACCGGTTACTGTTCGTGCAAGCCATCGAAACCGTGCGCTGTGTGGAGGAGGGCGTGCTGACCTCGACGGCGGACGCCAACGTCGGCTCGATCTTCGGCATCGGTTTCGCGGCGTGGACGGGCGGCGCGTTGCAGTTCATCAATCAATATGGCGTGAAAGACTTTGTCGCGCGGGCGCAGTACCTGGCTGAACAGTACGGCGAGCGTTTCGCACCGCCAGCGCTGCTGCTGCAAAAGGCGGCCAGCGGCGAGCTGTTCTAGCGGGTTGGGGAAGCATTCCGGGGCTTGCCTTGCCGGGTGGTTTCAGGGCAGGCTCTGGGGTGTGCATTATTCCCATCACGTGTCAGGAATTTTTTATGTCGCTACGCATCTGCATTCTGGAAACCGACATCCTGCGTCCGGAACTGGTCGATGAATATCAGGGATACGGGCAGATGTTCCAGCGCCTGTTCTCGCAACAGCCGATTGCCGCCGAGTTCACGGTGTACAACGTGATGCAGGGCGACTATCCGAGTGATGACCTGACTTTCGATGCGTACCTGATCACGGGCAGCAAGGCCGACTCGTTCGGCACCGACCCGTGGATCCAGACCCTCAAGCAATACCTGCTGACCCGCTACGAGCGCGGCGACAAACTGCTCGGCGTGTGCTTCGGCCATCAACTGCTGGCGCTGCTGCTGGGCGGCAAGAGCGAGCGCGCGACCCAGGGCTGGGGCGTCGGTACCCACAACTACAAACTGGCGGCAAAGGCTCCGTGGATGAGCCCGGTGCGTGAGGAGCTGACCCTGTTGATCAGTCACCAGGATCAGGTCACGGCATTGCCGGAGAACGCCACGGTGATTGCTTCCAGCGATTTCTGTCCGTTCGCTGCGTATCACATCAACGATCAGGTGCTGTGCTTCCAGGGGCATCCGGAATTCATTCACGATTATTCGCGGGCGCTGCTGGATCTGCGTCAGGAAGCGCTGGGCGAACAGATCTACAGCAAGGGCGTGGCCAGTCTTGAGAGCGATCACCACGGCACCACGGTGGCGGAATGGATGATGCGTTTCGTGGCGCACAAGCCAGACGCCGCTTGAACCCGAAAGCCCCCGTGTCCTGCACGGGGGCTTTTTTCCTTACAGCCAGCCTGATTTCTTGAAGCTCGCCCACAGGCTGACGCAACCCACGGTGATAAAGCCCAGCACCGCAAAATAGCCGTAATGCCAGCTCAGCTCCGGCATGTTCTGGAAGTTCATCCCGTAGATCCCGGCGACCGCCGTCGGGAACGCCAGAATCGCCGCCCAAGCCGCAAACTTGCGCTGCACCACGCTTTGCCGTGACGCCTCCAGCAGTACACCGATCTCGATGGTCTGGCTCGCAATGTCGGCCAGGGTGGTCAGATCTTCCATCTGCCGCGTGACATGGATCTGCACATCGCGGAAGTAAGGACGCATGTTCTTGTCGATGAAGGGGAAGCTCAGCTTCTGCAACTCTTCGCCGATTTCCACCATCGGCGCCGCGTACCGACGCAAGCGCAGCACGTCGCGGCGCAGGCCATGAAGCTTCTGGATGTCGTGCTCATTCAGTGCGCTGCACAACACATTACGCTCCAGTTCATCGATCTCGGCGTGGATCGCTTCACCCACCGGCTGATAGTTTTCGATGACGAAATCCAGCAGCGCATACAGTACGAAATCTTCCCCGTGTTCCAGCAACAGCGGCCGCGCCTCACAGCGCTGGCGGACATGGGCGTAGGACGCCGAATGGCCATTGCGGGCGGTGATGATGTAGCCCTTGCCGGCGAAGATATGGGTTTCGATGAATTGCAGGATGCCGTGTTCGCGCACGGGGGAGTAGGTGACGATGAACAGGGCGTCGCCGAAGGTTTCCAGCTTCGGACGGCTGTGTTTTTCCAGAGCGTCCTCGATGGCCAGTTCGTGCAGGTTGAACTGGCGTTGCAGGTTGGCCAGCTCCTGGGCGTTCGGCTCTTCGAGGCCGATCCAGACGAAGTGCCCGGTCTTGGCGGCCCAGGCGGCGCCTTCATCGAGGGAAATATTGGTGACTTTCTTACCGGCGCTGTAAACCGCAGCAGCAACAACTCGACCCATGGTGGTGGTTCACTTCTTCTTGGCAGATGGCAGGGGAGGCATGGCTTGAGCTTAGCCGTGTCGCTGCTTGAGAGTCAGTGAAATCTGCACAGTTCACCGGGCAAAAGAAAACCCGCACAGGGCGGGTTTCTTTTTCACGCAGCTTGAAGCTGCCGATCCATCGCATCGATGCACTCGCGCATCTGTTCGCGGCACTGGCTGATGAGCATGGGCATGTCGTCCATGGTCAGGCCGGCGGTAGGAATCGCCGGCAGCGAGCGTATGAGAATTTTCCCGCTACGCCAGCGGTTCAGACGCATGTGCTTGATGTAGCTGCTGACACACACCGGGACGATCGGCACGCCGGCGGCGATGGCCATCTGGAACGCACCTTTCTTGAACGGCAGCAGTTCTTCGCCCAGGTTGCGCGTGCCTTCCGGGAACACCCAGATCGAGGTGTCCTTGTGCTGCAAGGTGTCGGTGGTCGTCAGCATCGACTGGCGCGCCTTGTGTGCGTTCCCACGATCGATCAACACGTTGCCGGCCAGCCAGAACAACTGGCCAAACAGCGGAACCCATTTCAGGCTTTTTTTGCCGATGCACACGGTACGGCGCGGTACTACGTTGCCGAATACGAACAGGTCATAGTTGGACTGGTGGTTGGCGATGATCACGCAGCTGTCGGGCTTGTTCATCAGCTGACCGACGTCAGCCTTCACTCGCAGGCGCAGAATGCACATGGCCGGTAGCGCATAGAGACGGGCGCACAGACGACTGTTGTCCGGATTGAATGGCCGGCACAGCCCGAGAATCACCCCCAGCACACCCGCCAGCATAAAGTGCAGGCCCATCAATAACATACGAAACACGAACAGCATTTTCAGGCCCACCGGGACAAAAGGTGGCGCAGTGTACGGATGTGCACTGTTTTCGGCAATTGCCGCTATAGAGTCAGGAGATGGGCGATGTTTAAGCGCATGTTTCCGACTTGTCGGTCAGAGGCGTCCTAGAGCTGCCGAAGAGTTTTAAACC
This genomic window from Pseudomonas kribbensis contains:
- a CDS encoding circularly permuted type 2 ATP-grasp protein → MIRTYFDEMYDAGGQVRPHYREFARWLADTPDELLAQRRREADLLFHRAGITFTLYGDEQGTERLIPFDTIPRSIPASEWRIVERGCIQRVKALNMFLADLYHEQRIIKAGIIPAEQVLANEQYQLAMQGLDLHRDIYSHISGVDLVRDGDGTYYVLEDNLRTPSGVSYMLEDRKMMMRLFPELFAAQRIAPIDHYPNLLLDTLKSSSPIDDPSVVVLTPGRFNSAFFEHAFLAREMGVELVEGADLFVRDDKVFMRTTDGPKAVDVIYRRLDDAFLDPLAFRPDSMLGVPGLLSSYRSGNVVLANAIGTGVADDKSVYPFVTEMIRFYLDEEPILKNVPTWQCRNPSELSHVLANLPDLVVKETQGSGGYGMLVGPAATTAEIDAFRERIKAKPHAYIAQPTLSLSTCPTFVENGIAPRHIDLRPFVLSGRETRVVPGGLTRVALREGSLVVNSSQGGGTKDTWVVED
- a CDS encoding alpha-E domain-containing protein, whose amino-acid sequence is MLSRTASDLYWMSRYLERAENLARMLDVSYSLSLMPQDGRGDGLHELAMPLMITGTLDDYLERHGELHAERLLHFFALDAANPASIYSCLGAARASAHAVRGRITADMWENINATWLEIRGIANQGLSRYGMSRFCEWIKERSHLFRGASYGTIMRNDAFRFIRLGTFIERADNTLRLLDARYEMAGDQAEAVSDGTAHAYYQWSALLRALSSFEAYTEIYRDAPGARHVAELLLLRADVPRSLRACTEEIDQILAQLPGANGRPAQRLAAEMDARLRYTGIHEILEEGLHAWLTEFIPLVRQLGNAIHSSYLEAA
- a CDS encoding transglutaminase family protein, yielding MRLSISHETTYHYEDQVRASIQYLRLTPHDSERQHVLSWQLDLPRPVRAQLDPFGNILHVLTMDEPHEAIIIGARGQVDIDELREAEHESQSALPFLRFTRLTEADEALRAFAEKSCKQRRDRNALIDLMHGLNQHMTYTPGSTEVDTSAAEAFAGRAGVCQDHAHAFLACARSLGVPSRYVSGYLYSEDCEHLASHAWAEAWIEDAWYSFDVTNELARPERHLKLAVGLDYLDACPVRGMRRGGGSEQMHAKVLVSPTPVISVQQQ
- a CDS encoding c-type cytochrome, with translation MDGDHLKTLILFGAMLLSLPLSAAQLNLELGANSRTWQTEELLKHPQVQTLTIKNDVSYKQDMTYRAVPIAALLTGIKPEDHLQAVALDGFAAELSAAPLLNNKGSRAWLAIEDPAQPWPPLSEGKHSAGPFYLVWTDPQAGNISPEQWPFEVASIKRMAPVAERFPALLPDPALKVDDPVNQGFALFQKNCLACHRLNGAGDAQFGPDLNIPYNPTEYFGADFLKRYIRDPQSLRQWPQAKMPGFSAEVLPDADLQKVIGYLQHMAGRKVKP
- a CDS encoding acetyl-CoA C-acetyltransferase, with protein sequence MTQALIFDALRTPRGRGKADGSLHSVKPVNLVAGLLTALQARTALDTSQVDDVVLGCVTPIGDQGSDIAKTAVQVADWDVSVAGVQINRFCASGLEAVNLGAMKVRSGFEELVVVGGVESMSRVPMGSDGGAWALDPQTNLHSHFTPQGVGADLIATLEGFSRQDVDAYALHSQQKAARARADGSFNKSLVPVQDQNGIILLDHDEFIRAESTLEGLGKLKPSFEMIGQMGFDATALRVYSHVERINHVHTPGNSSGIVDGAALMLIGSEAKGRELGLQPRARIVATAVTSTDPTIMLTGPAPATRKALAKAGLRVEDIDLFEVNEAFASVVLKFIKDMAVDPDKVNVNGGSIAMGHPLGATGCAILGTLLDELEARRLRYGLATLCVGGGMGIATIIERL
- a CDS encoding 3-hydroxyacyl-CoA dehydrogenase NAD-binding domain-containing protein; amino-acid sequence: MTQAIRYEKGQDGIVLLTIDMPGQSANTMNAVYREAMAESVARLLAEKDDIAGVIITSAKKTFFAGGDLNELIKVGKPEAKAFYDMVLTLKGQLRTLETLGKPVVAAINGAALGGGWEICLACHHRVALDDASVQLGLPEVTLGLLPGGGGVVRMVRMLGIEKALPYLLEGKKVRPQQALQAGLIDELAADREELLAKAKAWILANPAAVQRWDVKGYQIPGGTPSNPKVAQMLAIAPSILRTKTQGTLPAPEKILCAAVEGAQVDFDTAHLIETRYFTELTTGQISKNLIGTFWFQLNEINAGGSRPQGFAPYVTKRVGVLGAGMMGAGIAYVSAVAGIDVVLKDINLAAAEKGKAHSAALLDKKVARGQMTAQQREAVLARIRTTESDADLAGCDLIIEAVFEDRELKAKVSAAAQQVVGADAVIASNTSTLPITGLATAVPDQGKFIGLHFFSPVEKMPLVEIIKGAQTSEETLARGFDFVLQIKKTPIVVNDSRGFFTSRVFGTFTNEGIAMLGEGVSAPMIETEARKAGMPIGPLAISDEVSLSLMSHIRQQTAKDLQAEGKPLIEHPAFAVIDLLLNEYKRPGKAAGGGFYEYPAGGQKHLWPELKTRFEKADGQISPKDVRDRLLFVQAIETVRCVEEGVLTSTADANVGSIFGIGFAAWTGGALQFINQYGVKDFVARAQYLAEQYGERFAPPALLLQKAASGELF
- a CDS encoding amidotransferase, translated to MSLRICILETDILRPELVDEYQGYGQMFQRLFSQQPIAAEFTVYNVMQGDYPSDDLTFDAYLITGSKADSFGTDPWIQTLKQYLLTRYERGDKLLGVCFGHQLLALLLGGKSERATQGWGVGTHNYKLAAKAPWMSPVREELTLLISHQDQVTALPENATVIASSDFCPFAAYHINDQVLCFQGHPEFIHDYSRALLDLRQEALGEQIYSKGVASLESDHHGTTVAEWMMRFVAHKPDAA
- a CDS encoding magnesium and cobalt transport protein CorA; protein product: MGRVVAAAVYSAGKKVTNISLDEGAAWAAKTGHFVWIGLEEPNAQELANLQRQFNLHELAIEDALEKHSRPKLETFGDALFIVTYSPVREHGILQFIETHIFAGKGYIITARNGHSASYAHVRQRCEARPLLLEHGEDFVLYALLDFVIENYQPVGEAIHAEIDELERNVLCSALNEHDIQKLHGLRRDVLRLRRYAAPMVEIGEELQKLSFPFIDKNMRPYFRDVQIHVTRQMEDLTTLADIASQTIEIGVLLEASRQSVVQRKFAAWAAILAFPTAVAGIYGMNFQNMPELSWHYGYFAVLGFITVGCVSLWASFKKSGWL
- a CDS encoding 1-acylglycerol-3-phosphate O-acyltransferase; translation: MLFVFRMLLMGLHFMLAGVLGVILGLCRPFNPDNSRLCARLYALPAMCILRLRVKADVGQLMNKPDSCVIIANHQSNYDLFVFGNVVPRRTVCIGKKSLKWVPLFGQLFWLAGNVLIDRGNAHKARQSMLTTTDTLQHKDTSIWVFPEGTRNLGEELLPFKKGAFQMAIAAGVPIVPVCVSSYIKHMRLNRWRSGKILIRSLPAIPTAGLTMDDMPMLISQCREQMRECIDAMDRQLQAA